From a single Nitrospirota bacterium genomic region:
- a CDS encoding methyltransferase domain-containing protein: MITDDLAALRKLYLGFTSARVVLTANNIGLFEQLRRPLSGAAVAGRLGTDLRATKILLDALTGLGLIRKSLKGIYRNSPAANSFLVRGSRLYQGDIVRHASTMWQNFSALDEVVSTGRPARRGFDHESFILGMHNLTVLRAEGLIRAAGVRGVKSMLDLGGGPGTNAIAMTKRGVKATIFDLPETIRIARKVVRREGAKGIRFIAGNFHADAIGSGYDLVLLSQIFHAFSAQENLSLLRKCHAALNPRGRVVVQEFLINDELTRPPQSALFSVNMLVGTESGRCYSPAEIKKWLKETGYKNIQVKDLPETVLVIGEKIT; encoded by the coding sequence ATGATAACTGACGATCTTGCTGCTCTGAGAAAGTTGTATCTGGGATTTACTTCAGCGCGTGTTGTTCTGACCGCGAATAATATCGGGCTGTTTGAGCAACTCAGGAGGCCGCTGTCAGGAGCTGCTGTGGCAGGGAGACTTGGAACCGACCTCCGTGCTACAAAGATACTCCTCGATGCGCTCACCGGGCTCGGGCTTATACGCAAGAGCCTGAAGGGTATTTACCGCAATAGCCCGGCAGCAAACAGCTTTCTTGTCAGGGGGAGCCGCCTGTATCAGGGGGATATTGTGCGCCATGCCTCTACGATGTGGCAGAACTTCTCGGCCCTTGATGAGGTTGTCAGTACCGGGCGTCCTGCGCGCCGCGGTTTTGATCATGAGTCGTTCATACTGGGCATGCATAACCTGACGGTCCTGAGGGCAGAGGGTCTTATCAGGGCTGCAGGAGTCAGGGGTGTTAAGAGTATGCTGGATCTTGGCGGCGGGCCGGGCACGAACGCAATTGCCATGACAAAGAGAGGTGTCAAGGCAACCATATTCGATCTCCCTGAGACGATACGCATTGCCAGAAAGGTCGTGCGGAGAGAAGGGGCAAAGGGTATCAGGTTCATTGCGGGTAATTTCCATGCAGATGCTATTGGTTCCGGGTATGATCTGGTCCTGCTGAGCCAGATCTTTCATGCCTTTTCTGCTCAGGAGAATCTCAGCCTATTGCGCAAATGTCATGCTGCCCTGAATCCACGGGGGCGCGTTGTTGTCCAGGAGTTTCTGATCAACGATGAACTGACCCGGCCTCCGCAGAGCGCACTTTTTTCTGTGAATATGCTGGTCGGCACTGAGTCGGGACGCTGTTACAGCCCTGCTGAAATAAAGAAATGGCTGAAAGAGACCGGGTACAAGAATATTCAGGTAAAAGACCTCCCTGAGACGGTGCTGGTGATCGGGGAGAAGATAACGTAG
- the serS gene encoding serine--tRNA ligase, with product MLDARFVRENVESVGDGLKKRGYEFPLAAFLAIDEKRMAVLKETEDLRNRRNVVSEEIGKLKRRKEDAAAQLEEMKGVSDRLKDLDERLKDLEAETRALLLTIPNIPDESVPLGKDENENVEIRKWGAVRQFDFEPLNHWDIAEPLDIIDFERGAKISGARFSVMKGAGARLERSLMNFMLDTHTGKGYREIFPPILVNRESMTGTGQLPKFEAELFRISDPEFYLIPTAEVPVTNIHRDEILQEADLPIYYTAYTPCFRREAGSHGKDTRGLIRQHQFNKVELVKFAKPEDSFGELEKLTNNAEEILQALGLPYRVVALCSGDLGFSSAKTYDIEVWLPGQNRYREISSCSNFVDFQARRAGIRFKREGKKGTEFVHTLNGSGLAIGRTLVAILENYQQKDGSVIIPEVLRSYMGKEKIG from the coding sequence ATGCTTGATGCACGCTTTGTAAGGGAGAACGTTGAATCTGTCGGGGATGGCCTGAAAAAAAGAGGCTATGAATTCCCGCTCGCTGCATTTCTTGCCATAGACGAAAAGAGGATGGCGGTGCTCAAGGAGACAGAGGACCTCAGAAACAGACGGAATGTCGTCTCTGAGGAAATAGGAAAGCTTAAGCGCCGGAAGGAAGATGCAGCAGCTCAACTTGAAGAGATGAAGGGTGTTTCAGATCGCCTGAAAGATCTGGATGAGCGGCTAAAAGACCTTGAGGCGGAAACAAGGGCACTGCTTCTTACCATACCCAATATCCCTGACGAATCAGTTCCCCTTGGCAAGGATGAGAACGAGAATGTCGAGATCAGAAAATGGGGTGCAGTACGCCAGTTTGATTTCGAGCCATTGAACCACTGGGATATTGCGGAGCCTCTGGATATCATTGATTTTGAAAGAGGAGCGAAGATATCAGGGGCCCGCTTTTCGGTCATGAAGGGAGCTGGCGCCAGGCTTGAGCGCTCTCTGATGAACTTCATGCTCGATACTCATACCGGCAAGGGATATAGGGAGATCTTTCCTCCTATTTTGGTGAACCGGGAAAGCATGACCGGGACCGGCCAGCTTCCGAAGTTCGAGGCTGAGCTTTTCAGGATATCTGACCCTGAATTTTACCTCATTCCGACTGCAGAGGTGCCGGTGACCAATATCCATCGCGACGAGATTCTTCAGGAGGCAGACCTGCCGATCTACTACACGGCATATACACCCTGCTTTAGAAGAGAGGCCGGCTCCCATGGCAAGGATACGAGAGGTCTAATACGGCAGCATCAGTTCAACAAGGTTGAGCTGGTCAAGTTCGCGAAGCCGGAAGATTCCTTTGGCGAACTTGAAAAGCTGACAAACAATGCAGAGGAGATCCTTCAGGCCCTGGGGCTTCCGTACAGGGTTGTAGCCTTATGTTCAGGTGACCTCGGCTTTTCCTCTGCAAAGACCTATGATATTGAAGTTTGGCTTCCCGGTCAGAACAGGTACAGGGAAATATCGTCGTGTTCTAACTTTGTTGATTTTCAGGCACGCAGGGCAGGTATCCGCTTCAAGCGCGAAGGGAAAAAGGGCACCGAGTTCGTGCATACCCTGAATGGTTCAGGCCTTGCGATCGGAAGGACGCTTGTTGCCATACTCGAAAATTATCAGCAGAAAGACGGTTCTGTGATCATACCTGAGGTGCTGCGGTCATATATGGGGAAGGAGAAGATCGGATAG
- a CDS encoding peptide chain release factor-like protein produces the protein MSIFSVSSAKEKTLRESMEALHIREEDIEESFIRSSGKGGQHVNKTSTCVYLKHLPTGIEVKCQEARSQALNRYRARLLLIQKIDELIRGKESAEQQRIEKIRRQKRKRSKRSKEKMLADKKIVSKKKEFRSPVRNNEA, from the coding sequence ATGAGCATCTTTTCTGTTTCGTCCGCAAAGGAAAAAACCCTCAGGGAAAGTATGGAAGCTCTTCATATCCGTGAAGAGGATATCGAGGAGTCGTTTATCCGCTCCAGCGGGAAAGGCGGCCAGCATGTAAACAAGACCTCCACCTGTGTGTATCTTAAGCACCTGCCGACAGGCATAGAGGTCAAATGCCAGGAAGCGCGGTCCCAGGCACTGAACCGCTATCGCGCCCGTCTCCTGCTCATACAGAAAATTGATGAACTGATCAGAGGGAAGGAAAGCGCTGAACAACAGCGCATAGAGAAGATCCGGAGACAGAAGAGAAAACGGTCTAAACGGTCCAAGGAAAAGATGCTGGCCGATAAAAAGATCGTCTCGAAAAAGAAAGAGTTCCGCTCTCCGGTGAGAAACAATGAAGCATGA
- a CDS encoding FKBP-type peptidyl-prolyl cis-trans isomerase has translation MKLFLTALSLLLLAGFASAESQELKTDKDKLSYSMGVATGIQMKRQSVDVDVDMFAKGLRDFVSGSKLQMTEQQVQETLMKFQQEMTARQAEKNKLLAENNKKEGEAFLAENRKKDGVKTLPSGLQYKVITEGSGKMPKESDTITAHYRGTLIDGTEFDSSLKRGQPVTFPVKGVIKGWTEALQLMKVGSKWQLFIPSELAYGERAAGQQIGPNAALIFDVELISISDPAEKKETK, from the coding sequence ATGAAACTTTTTCTCACCGCATTAAGTCTTCTTCTCCTTGCTGGCTTTGCCTCCGCAGAATCTCAGGAACTGAAAACCGATAAGGACAAGCTCAGCTACAGCATGGGAGTTGCCACAGGCATACAGATGAAACGGCAGTCTGTCGATGTTGATGTTGATATGTTCGCAAAAGGCCTCAGAGATTTTGTGTCGGGGAGCAAGCTCCAGATGACAGAACAGCAGGTTCAGGAGACCCTGATGAAGTTCCAGCAGGAAATGACTGCCAGGCAGGCAGAAAAGAATAAACTGCTTGCGGAAAACAACAAAAAAGAGGGAGAAGCCTTCCTCGCTGAAAACAGGAAAAAAGATGGGGTGAAAACCCTGCCAAGCGGTCTTCAGTACAAAGTCATCACAGAAGGATCAGGCAAAATGCCAAAGGAAAGTGATACCATTACAGCCCATTATCGCGGAACCCTGATCGACGGCACTGAGTTCGACAGCTCCCTCAAACGCGGGCAGCCCGTAACGTTTCCGGTAAAGGGTGTTATCAAGGGATGGACAGAGGCATTACAGCTCATGAAAGTAGGCTCAAAATGGCAGCTCTTTATTCCTTCTGAACTTGCCTATGGGGAACGCGCCGCAGGACAGCAAATCGGCCCGAATGCTGCCCTGATATTCGACGTTGAGCTAATTTCGATCAGCGATCCTGCTGAAAAGAAAGAGACCAAGTAA
- a CDS encoding endonuclease III domain-containing protein, which produces MKHDLLNIYRKLFAAFGHQHWWPGDSPFEVAVGAILTQNTNWSNVEKAIANLKREKALSAEKLHRMPALHLAGLIRPAGYFNVKAKRLKNFIDLLHEEYQGSMTGMAAETLPAIRKKLLSVNGIGPETADSIILYALEKPVFVIDAYTKRILSRHAIIHNAESYETCQELFHTKLRNDVSLFNEYHALIVRLAKDFCRPDPRCSGCPLERI; this is translated from the coding sequence ATGAAGCATGATCTTCTCAATATATACCGAAAACTCTTTGCAGCCTTCGGTCACCAGCACTGGTGGCCGGGAGACTCTCCTTTCGAGGTCGCCGTAGGGGCAATTCTAACCCAGAATACCAATTGGTCCAATGTAGAAAAAGCAATTGCAAATCTGAAGAGAGAAAAAGCGCTTTCTGCAGAAAAGCTCCATCGTATGCCTGCTTTGCATCTTGCCGGTCTTATTCGGCCCGCAGGATATTTCAATGTCAAGGCAAAGCGCCTGAAAAACTTTATAGATCTTCTGCATGAGGAATATCAGGGAAGCATGACAGGGATGGCGGCAGAAACACTTCCGGCTATAAGAAAAAAACTCCTGTCCGTCAACGGCATTGGACCTGAAACCGCTGATTCAATTATTCTCTATGCCCTTGAAAAGCCGGTTTTTGTGATCGATGCCTATACAAAAAGAATCCTTTCCCGCCATGCTATAATACACAATGCTGAATCCTATGAAACCTGTCAGGAGTTGTTTCATACAAAGCTCCGGAACGATGTATCCCTGTTCAATGAATACCATGCACTTATTGTCAGGCTTGCCAAGGATTTCTGCAGACCTGATCCCCGCTGTTCAGGCTGTCCGCTCGAAAGGATATAA
- the cysK gene encoding cysteine synthase A encodes MKLHSEVLSMIGNTPLVKISRMTGPDDAEIWAKLEGFNPGGSVKDRIALAMVETAEREGKLKPGGTIIEPTSGNTGIGLAMVAAVKGYKLILTMPETMSMERRQLLQAYGAELVLTEGKKGMKGAVDRATEISVENRSYFMPQQFENCANPDVHMKTTAVEILNDLGCVPDGFVAGVGTGGTITGVGMVFREKKQDVWIAAVEPAASPVLSGGSAGPHKIAGIGAGFVPGVLNTKIYDEVIAVADSDAAGTARALAIKEGILPGISSGAAIWGALRVARKLGRGKKIVVIIPDRGERYLSTGLFSPESP; translated from the coding sequence ATGAAGCTGCATAGTGAAGTTCTTTCGATGATCGGTAATACACCCTTGGTGAAGATTAGCAGAATGACAGGGCCTGATGATGCTGAGATATGGGCCAAGCTTGAAGGATTCAATCCAGGGGGATCTGTCAAGGACAGGATTGCGCTTGCCATGGTCGAGACGGCTGAGCGTGAGGGAAAGCTTAAGCCGGGCGGGACCATTATTGAACCTACGAGCGGGAATACAGGCATAGGGCTTGCCATGGTTGCTGCGGTCAAAGGGTACAAGCTTATTCTGACGATGCCGGAAACAATGTCCATGGAGCGGAGGCAGCTTCTCCAGGCTTACGGAGCAGAGCTTGTTCTTACTGAGGGGAAAAAGGGCATGAAAGGGGCGGTAGACAGGGCAACAGAGATAAGCGTTGAAAACCGGTCTTATTTCATGCCGCAGCAATTTGAGAATTGCGCCAATCCTGATGTTCATATGAAGACAACTGCAGTCGAGATCCTGAACGATCTGGGCTGCGTTCCGGACGGATTTGTTGCAGGGGTTGGGACAGGAGGTACGATCACAGGCGTCGGCATGGTTTTCAGAGAGAAGAAGCAGGATGTCTGGATCGCTGCTGTCGAGCCGGCTGCATCTCCTGTGCTGTCAGGCGGGAGTGCCGGACCGCACAAGATTGCCGGCATAGGGGCAGGTTTTGTGCCCGGGGTTCTGAATACAAAGATCTATGATGAAGTGATCGCAGTTGCTGACAGCGACGCTGCCGGGACCGCCAGGGCTCTGGCCATAAAAGAGGGGATCCTTCCCGGCATATCCTCTGGCGCTGCAATATGGGGCGCGCTCAGGGTGGCACGGAAGCTCGGCAGAGGAAAGAAGATCGTTGTGATCATCCCGGACAGGGGAGAGCGGTATCTCAGCACAGGGCTGTTTTCGCCCGAGTCGCCTTAA
- a CDS encoding DUF1343 domain-containing protein has product MPPLVRTGIDLIEKRWPAKFRYANIGLLLHPASITSNFSHSADICFRSKKLKVSALFGPQHGIRGETQDNMIEWDSFRDRKTGIPIYSLYGKTRKPSPEMLKNIDIMVIDLQDVGARYYTFIWTMALVMEACREQNKAVVILDRPNPINGKAIEGPVLNPEYSSFVGLQSLPVRHGMTIGELGLYFKDAFYPDLCLDILPMQGWERDMWFDNTGLPWVLPSPNMPTLETAAVYPGMCLLEGTNISEGRGTTRPFEIFGAPFIDPEALTAELKALHLPGVIFRPMHFLPTFQKHAGKLCGGAQIHLTDRGKFRPFKTAAAILKTVHDLYPGKFRWNKPPYEYEKTLLPIDILAGTDRLRKDIENRTSIDQMEKWWNDDLHEFNSNIRKNYLIY; this is encoded by the coding sequence ATGCCTCCTCTTGTCAGAACAGGAATTGACCTTATAGAAAAAAGATGGCCTGCAAAATTCAGGTATGCGAATATCGGTCTGCTTTTACATCCTGCTTCCATAACCAGTAACTTCTCGCATTCTGCTGATATCTGTTTCAGATCAAAGAAACTCAAGGTCTCAGCATTGTTCGGCCCTCAGCATGGCATTCGCGGCGAAACGCAGGACAATATGATCGAATGGGACAGTTTCAGGGACAGGAAAACCGGAATTCCTATTTATAGCCTGTACGGCAAAACGCGAAAACCATCGCCTGAGATGTTAAAGAATATAGACATTATGGTGATCGATCTTCAGGACGTAGGGGCCCGTTACTACACATTCATATGGACCATGGCGCTGGTTATGGAAGCCTGCAGGGAGCAGAATAAGGCTGTCGTCATTCTGGACAGGCCCAATCCGATAAACGGAAAAGCTATCGAAGGCCCTGTCCTTAATCCAGAATATTCATCATTTGTGGGTCTGCAAAGTCTTCCCGTCCGCCATGGCATGACCATCGGCGAATTAGGCCTTTATTTCAAGGATGCCTTTTATCCTGATCTATGCCTTGACATCCTCCCCATGCAGGGATGGGAAAGAGATATGTGGTTCGATAACACAGGTCTGCCATGGGTTCTCCCTTCGCCCAATATGCCGACATTGGAAACAGCAGCTGTGTACCCCGGAATGTGTCTGCTTGAAGGAACAAACATAAGCGAGGGAAGGGGAACTACCCGGCCATTCGAGATATTCGGCGCACCCTTTATTGACCCTGAAGCGCTGACAGCAGAACTTAAGGCTTTACACCTGCCAGGGGTTATTTTCAGGCCTATGCATTTTCTTCCGACCTTTCAGAAACATGCCGGGAAGCTTTGCGGCGGAGCCCAGATCCATCTGACAGACAGGGGAAAGTTCAGACCTTTCAAGACAGCTGCCGCAATTCTTAAGACTGTCCATGATCTTTACCCAGGAAAGTTCAGATGGAACAAGCCTCCCTATGAATACGAAAAAACCCTCCTGCCGATCGATATACTTGCAGGCACAGACCGCCTGAGAAAGGATATTGAAAACAGAACGTCCATTGATCAGATGGAGAAATGGTGGAATGATGACCTTCATGAGTTTAACAGTAATATCCGAAAGAACTATCTGATCTATTAG
- a CDS encoding diguanylate cyclase, whose protein sequence is MNSLNEITIYKRFVISISLIVVLSFVAIFTAATLTNRTLIYEQAGAEARALFTSIVMARKWNSHYGGVYVEKTPGMQSNPYLVNPDLTTTDGRVFTKKNPALMTREISELADKEGLFSFHITSLKPLNPENRADAFEQEALKGFSQGITEYFRDEQKPGKTLFRYMAPLYVESSCLECHAQEGYKVGEVRGGISVTFDISTLHRLRKLNTLITLSLGAASTALLLALVFVFTNRLMKQIAQARQKIETMAIIDELTSLFNRRHVLTRFKEELERAQRLKKDIACMMIDIDHFKEVNDTYGHMIGDKILKEAAALIMDSIRTYDIAGRYGGEEFLVVLPDTAAEHALSLAERLRINVEENLCLRAGIVVKKPITVSLGIASLRSTDKTVDDLLMRSDDSLYKAKREGRNRVACIIIDD, encoded by the coding sequence ATGAATTCCCTAAATGAAATAACTATATATAAAAGATTCGTAATAAGCATCAGCCTGATCGTTGTTCTGTCCTTTGTTGCTATCTTTACCGCTGCGACCCTGACAAACAGAACGCTTATCTATGAGCAGGCAGGCGCCGAAGCACGCGCACTCTTCACCAGTATTGTGATGGCCAGAAAATGGAACTCTCATTATGGCGGGGTCTATGTAGAGAAAACTCCCGGCATGCAATCAAATCCCTATCTTGTCAATCCTGACCTTACGACCACAGACGGTCGCGTATTCACCAAGAAAAATCCTGCCCTGATGACTCGCGAGATATCTGAGTTGGCGGACAAAGAAGGACTGTTCAGTTTCCATATCACAAGCCTCAAACCTCTCAATCCTGAAAATAGAGCCGATGCCTTTGAGCAGGAGGCACTGAAGGGCTTTTCGCAGGGAATAACAGAATATTTCCGTGATGAACAGAAACCGGGAAAAACCCTGTTCAGGTATATGGCCCCTCTCTATGTAGAATCGTCCTGTCTTGAATGCCACGCTCAGGAGGGGTATAAAGTCGGGGAAGTAAGGGGAGGCATCAGCGTTACCTTTGACATCTCTACCCTCCATCGCCTCAGAAAACTGAATACGCTGATTACCCTTTCTCTTGGCGCGGCAAGCACAGCTCTTCTGCTCGCTCTCGTCTTTGTCTTCACAAACAGACTGATGAAACAGATCGCACAAGCCCGTCAAAAGATAGAGACCATGGCAATCATTGATGAACTGACCAGCCTCTTTAATCGAAGGCATGTTCTCACCAGATTTAAGGAAGAGCTGGAAAGGGCTCAACGACTGAAAAAAGACATCGCCTGCATGATGATAGACATTGATCACTTTAAAGAAGTAAACGATACGTACGGCCATATGATAGGAGACAAGATATTGAAAGAGGCTGCTGCACTGATCATGGACTCGATACGGACCTATGATATCGCAGGCCGCTACGGCGGCGAGGAATTCCTTGTGGTACTTCCGGATACGGCCGCTGAACATGCTCTATCGCTTGCCGAAAGGCTCAGAATAAATGTTGAAGAAAACCTGTGCCTCCGCGCAGGCATAGTGGTCAAGAAACCGATAACGGTCAGCCTCGGTATTGCATCCCTGCGCTCAACAGACAAGACCGTTGACGATCTGCTGATGCGTTCCGATGACAGCCTTTACAAGGCAAAAAGGGAAGGCAGGAACAGAGTTGCCTGCATTATCATCGACGATTAA
- a CDS encoding phosphotransferase has product MTKLNAFILAAGYGERLKPITDHIPKPLLPICGKPIIETVLDRISCLSPDIIAINTYHKSEQFENWRSNHSTYCNIIIFRETSLLGTGGALKNAESIVKNSVFIAHNADILTDIDLETLVRRHLDSKNIATLAVHNHDKFNNVWIDHRGFLGSVGRVTKEQNSGLCKIAFMGIAVYAPEFLDHLPKGNSSVVDAWLRSVAAGHSIGTVDFSGAAWTDIGTPDAYAAAVFDALKKDGETIYLHGSFDCSKTEFCGIVAIEEDVIIQAPSCISNCILLPGAKIATDTSIENVIIGPGFSIAVSSKQSRETIPLTRSVKDWFGHSEDSASVVSTGSGGSDRTYHRISHNNRTAILMNCRENDPDYIRHITYTQFFRTCSLPVPDMFAADEDHKQALFEDLGDLSLYSWLKCRRSPDEIETMYKKVLDIIVQLQTVAAERIDECPMLKERIFDYEHLRWETGYFMERFINGIRKINKKDPDLIAEFDRLAREVDAFPKTVLHRDFQSQNIMVTKGGIPRLIDYQGARLGPAAYDIASMLWDPYYRLEDRLRDRLIEYYIARMEQAQTSFREHDFNRSLLFCRLQRHMQALGAYGFLSTEKNKLYFLKYIPQTVDYLQQETALAKDIFPALHALAVSLS; this is encoded by the coding sequence GTGACTAAACTCAATGCGTTCATATTGGCGGCGGGGTATGGGGAGCGCCTCAAGCCGATCACAGACCACATTCCCAAGCCTCTCCTGCCGATCTGCGGCAAACCCATCATCGAAACGGTTCTTGACCGGATATCCTGCCTTTCACCAGACATCATTGCCATCAACACCTATCATAAATCAGAGCAGTTCGAGAACTGGCGATCCAATCACTCAACTTATTGTAATATAATCATTTTTAGAGAGACATCCCTGCTTGGCACAGGCGGGGCATTGAAGAATGCCGAGTCAATAGTAAAGAATTCGGTCTTTATTGCGCATAATGCAGACATCCTTACTGATATAGATCTTGAGACCCTGGTCAGAAGACATCTCGACTCAAAAAATATTGCGACGCTGGCGGTCCACAATCACGATAAATTCAACAATGTCTGGATCGACCATAGGGGCTTTCTCGGTTCTGTCGGAAGGGTGACAAAAGAACAAAACTCAGGATTATGTAAAATTGCATTCATGGGAATAGCGGTCTATGCCCCTGAGTTCCTCGATCACCTTCCCAAAGGGAATTCAAGTGTGGTTGATGCCTGGCTGAGATCAGTTGCTGCAGGGCATTCGATAGGAACAGTGGACTTTTCAGGCGCTGCCTGGACAGATATCGGAACGCCCGATGCATACGCAGCCGCAGTATTCGATGCCTTAAAAAAAGATGGTGAAACGATCTATCTGCACGGGTCCTTTGACTGCAGCAAGACTGAATTCTGCGGCATTGTAGCAATAGAAGAAGACGTTATCATTCAGGCACCTTCCTGCATCAGCAACTGCATTCTCTTGCCAGGAGCAAAGATAGCCACTGATACATCGATTGAGAACGTCATTATAGGCCCGGGATTCTCCATAGCCGTCAGCTCAAAACAAAGCAGAGAAACAATTCCCCTTACCCGATCAGTCAAAGACTGGTTTGGCCATAGCGAAGATTCTGCCAGTGTAGTCAGCACAGGTTCAGGGGGATCGGACAGGACCTATCACAGGATCAGCCACAACAACAGAACTGCAATACTGATGAACTGCAGAGAAAATGATCCGGATTACATCCGCCATATCACTTACACACAATTCTTCAGGACATGCTCACTCCCGGTTCCGGATATGTTCGCTGCTGATGAAGACCATAAGCAGGCTCTTTTTGAAGATCTCGGCGACCTGTCCCTGTACTCATGGCTTAAATGCAGAAGATCCCCTGATGAGATCGAAACCATGTACAAGAAGGTCCTCGATATCATTGTTCAGCTGCAGACCGTAGCAGCTGAACGCATTGACGAATGTCCGATGCTGAAGGAACGAATCTTTGATTATGAGCATCTCAGATGGGAAACAGGGTATTTCATGGAGCGATTTATTAATGGCATAAGAAAGATTAATAAGAAAGACCCGGACCTCATAGCCGAATTTGACAGACTTGCAAGAGAAGTTGATGCCTTTCCAAAAACCGTTCTTCACCGAGACTTTCAATCACAGAACATAATGGTCACAAAGGGCGGCATACCGCGCCTGATCGACTATCAGGGAGCACGTCTCGGCCCTGCAGCATATGATATAGCCTCCATGCTCTGGGACCCCTATTACCGGCTTGAAGACAGGCTGAGAGACAGGCTGATCGAATATTACATCGCGCGCATGGAGCAAGCCCAGACCTCCTTCCGTGAACATGATTTTAACAGATCGCTTCTTTTCTGCAGACTCCAGCGTCACATGCAGGCATTAGGTGCATACGGTTTTCTTTCCACCGAAAAAAACAAGCTCTATTTTCTCAAATATATTCCTCAGACAGTTGATTACCTGCAACAGGAAACCGCTCTGGCAAAAGACATCTTTCCTGCTCTCCATGCCCTGGCAGTGTCTCTATCATGA
- a CDS encoding restriction endonuclease, translating to MQLHVSSLLHTVYLLLPISAKPDYITGNNPYSQNDNNKVESTMAKRIIKSSGMNEDFEISKLINSLIRSGAPSEVAFEIAKEIEKELPPKARTEEIFRQARKLLRKHNVASGMRYSIKKAIFALGPSGYPFERYFGKIMAHHGYTVETNRIVKGYCVDHEVDVIARTNNAYSVIECKYHSDAGKATDVKIALYVHARFMDIKKAADMRSEKRMAFHNGWLVTNTRCTIDAIRYAECVGLKIVSWRYPEKNSLERMIEDKRLYPVTILHSVRKNMLDTLFRADIILAQDIADMPEEVFANKSGLDQQTATVLKREADEICPCTNADNVVTLGTRGQYEKGL from the coding sequence ATGCAGCTTCATGTTTCCTCCCTGCTCCATACGGTCTATTTATTATTGCCGATCAGCGCCAAGCCTGATTATATCACAGGAAATAACCCCTATTCTCAGAATGACAACAATAAGGTAGAATCAACTATGGCAAAACGGATCATAAAATCCTCCGGCATGAATGAGGACTTTGAGATCAGCAAACTGATCAACTCCCTTATACGTTCAGGCGCTCCTTCTGAAGTCGCCTTTGAGATAGCCAAAGAAATAGAAAAAGAGCTCCCGCCGAAAGCACGTACCGAAGAGATCTTCAGACAGGCGAGAAAGCTGCTGCGAAAACACAATGTTGCATCAGGCATGCGGTACTCAATAAAGAAAGCGATATTCGCTCTCGGTCCCTCAGGATATCCCTTTGAGCGGTATTTTGGAAAGATCATGGCACACCACGGGTACACGGTTGAAACTAACCGGATCGTCAAGGGGTACTGTGTAGATCATGAGGTCGACGTTATTGCCCGCACCAACAATGCCTATTCTGTCATTGAATGCAAATACCACAGTGACGCGGGCAAGGCTACGGACGTCAAGATAGCACTCTACGTTCATGCCCGTTTTATGGATATCAAAAAAGCTGCGGATATGCGCTCAGAAAAGCGCATGGCATTTCATAACGGCTGGCTTGTTACCAACACCCGCTGTACGATAGATGCCATACGCTATGCCGAATGTGTTGGTCTTAAGATCGTAAGCTGGAGGTATCCTGAGAAAAACAGTCTTGAACGAATGATCGAGGACAAGAGGCTCTACCCGGTCACGATCCTGCATTCTGTCCGAAAAAACATGCTCGACACCCTTTTCAGGGCAGATATTATACTTGCGCAGGATATCGCGGACATGCCTGAGGAGGTCTTTGCAAATAAGAGCGGACTGGATCAGCAGACCGCAACGGTCCTAAAGCGCGAAGCCGATGAGATCTGCCCATGCACGAATGCAGATAACGTCGTAACATTGGGAACACGAGGGCAATATGAGAAGGGTTTGTAA